ACAGTAACGAACATTTGCAAAACGAAAAGAATTGTGCTGAGCGTTTTGGGAATGCATTGACATTTTGACAAGACCTGCCTTCCACATTGTGTCCAGTCTgatgggactggggagggggaaggggggacatCAGAAATGACTATAATGCAAAGCATCACAGTATAATACGATTTTAACTCCAGTGGCTCCGGGATGCAGTTAGGGAGATCAGGCATCGTGAAGGTTTTGGTGTTTGAACCCACTTTAAGGATAGggtcattttcttcagataaatgtgTGGGAAAGATACCTGGACAGAAAGCCCACTAGAAACTTAGAGGGCAGGGTATGTGGAAGGAACGGTGGAGCACAGGAGTAAAGCGTCAGGACGGTGTGCTGGAGACTGCAGAGAGAGTTGGATTCCAGCCCAGAGCCCTGGCCTTGATCTGGCACGGCATTAGCCGATGAAATTGTGCGAGGCGGCCAGACCTGTGTTTTGGGAGACATTCAGGCGAACAGAGCCGACTGGCCTGGGGGACTCGGGAGGAGCGCCAGTGGGGAGCAGTTTACACCAGGTCCGCGCTATGCGACGAGGACCCCCGGCTGTGGCATTTGTCGTGGGAACGCAGAAACGGAAGATGACCACACGTGGTGCTGATGTGGGAAGGCCCGAGACTGGAAAACCAGACCGGAAACGCCTCAAGTCTGTTTACTCGGGGGCAGGACGGCGTcagttctttcttcctctcctcttaggaaggttttgtgttttgctttgtgtCGTTCAGTGTTTCAATTGACATTAGGGTAGTTTGTTTTGACAACGAATGGTATAAAAAACATAACTTTGTTTGAAAAAGAAACCACTGTACCGTAATCCTGTCATTTTCACACCAGAGTAAACAGTACAAaggggtttaaaaaaatagatgaaaggtCAGAGCCCCCCGTCTCTCTCCACCCTCCCAGGGTGTTGAATATTGATGGCGGGGATGGAGCAAGGTACTCACAGAGCTATGAAGAAATGGATTCTCTGGAATTGCCAGGAGAAGAGCCCGGCCCGGCTAAAATAAGCTATCACCATCGACAGGAGATACTgatggaaagagggaaagaacgTAGGAGAGAGGTCACCTcctggaagaggagaaagagtgggagggagaagggagcaggGGACGAGGAATGGGTGGTGCCACTTGGAGAGGAGACCCCCCGTGTTGGGTGAGCCTGATCatttggggaaggggggaggacAGAAGGTCAGAGTTGGCGACGCTCCAAGGATGGGAGGCTGTGGGTTTGAGGATGTGGACTTAGGGCCACTGGCACTGGATTGTGTTTGTTGAACCGGAGCCAAGGCGAGTCCCCAGGAGCTGAGAGGAGAGGGGACTTCGGCAGCAGCCACCAAAGGGGCACACGTGGGGCTCAGATCCCAGAGGGGCCCTCGAGGCCCCTGGAGGGAAGTGTTGACAAGGCATCAGGTTGGGAGGGGAGTGGAAACGTGGGTGTAGAAAGCACCCCGTGCGCCCACCCAGGACAGGCGCTGGAGCTGGAATCCATCTCAGCGGGTGGTTTACCTTGTCAGATACTTCCAGCCTTTTGTCCCAGGCAAGGAATTTCTTAACGACGGGATCCTCTGTGAAAAGAGGGCAGATGTTGCCAGTGGGAACAGGGCTGTCATGGAAGCATTGCAGAGCCAAGAGGGAGAACCGCGCCCCCCCCCGGGGGAAATGCCAAGTTGTGGCCCAGGGTGAAGCTGACGGGAAGAGGGGATTGAAGACCATTCACTGTGGGAGGAAAGGGGGTGACTCCCGTTCTAGGGGGGCCGAGTGACAGGGAGTGATGCCCCTTCATCGTTACCGAGCATCCTGTTGAAGACCTCGTGGTGCTCAGGCAGCACTGAAGACACCCGCTGTCGCTTCAGCTTCATCTTGAGCCCAATCAGCCACTCCACGACCCAGGTGTCCTGGGCCTCAGCAGCCGGGTCGCCCTCCACCTCCGCTCTGAACGCCACTGACCTCTTCCTCTTACCGCCGGGGCGCTGAGGCGGGGAGGTACAACCGGCCCAGGGGGCTGACGAAGGAGAAGAGACTACAGTATGACGCCCTCATCTTGGGAATTCAGCCACTGGTGACCACCCAACCCCACCCCGACTCTGCCTCCCCCCTGAAGCACCCCCGTGCTTTCCAGTCTCACAGACCGCTGACCTTGCCCCAAGtcatctttccatctttctctgtCCATATCTACCGATCCCTCCCCTGACTCCTTTTGTCATCTTTCCAGCTTCCTGTCCTCAAAGCTCTTTCTCATGGTAGATAATTTCTCCcaccaggggaaaaaagaaaaaaagaaccctccccttgtttcctctcttccctcctctcatCCTTGGATCTCGTCTCCTAACCTCTTTCTTGCTCCCCAGGTGTTCCGTGTCCCCAGCTCCTGTGCTCTCCTCCCTCAATCCCTGGCTTTCCAAATGTCTCCTTTCTTTCATAGGCACCCTTCGCAGGGGCTCTTTCCCGACCTCTGTACCCATTCCTCCTTACCGGTCAAGCCTCTGCAATTCCTTCTCGTGCCAGCTCCTTCACCTGACAGTCCTGGGATTTCTTCATAGACAGTCACCTCCAGGGGGTACCCTGAGGAGCTGGGCTGGCAGGTCTCGTCCTCAGCCTGGGAACTCGGTGGACGATTGTCCATGATGTCTCCCAAACTCTTCCCTTCCTCGAAGCCTAGACTCTGCTTTGTCCCAACTCTTGTTCTGGACTTGGGCTAAACACGAGTGGTCGTCCCTTCTCCAAGCTGCGGGGCAACTGGCAGTGGAGAGAAGCTCTGGCGAGATGCTATTGTCTACTACTGTTGCCGAGCACCACGGAGTCTGGTCCTTCCAATCAGGAAGGTCGGAAGCCTCTGATGTCATCATCCGTCATTCCAACCTGGCAAGCAGTTTGAAGGAAATCACAAGTAACTGTCAAACCTATGTGTGCACTTGTCTCAGAGATCAGGGGTAAATGGTATCTCCTGCCACTGACCCAACCTCTGCCCGTCCTCCAAAACCCCCTTCAAGGTGTCCAGACCCCGCTTTACCGCTTCCCAGCAGGTGCGCTGTCCTCTCCCTGCTggactctccccctccctcccattccTTTTCCACAGGCTGGTGGGAGAGTGGGAAGAGGGACAAGGAGACTTAGGGGAAGCAGCAACGGTTCAGCCTTATAAGAGTGAGATAAGTATGTAAAAAAATATCCCAGGTACATTGACTCACTGGATTAAAAAGTTACGTTAAAACATGGAATTCTGCAAAGCTCTTCTGCTCAGTGTTTACTGGCACTATGTTCAGAATTCTGTAGTGGGGGAGCACACGTCCGCTACCCTCAGGCACCTTTGAGTCCAAGAGGCATTTTGAGAAGCTAAAATCATACAGAACTACACGTGCTCACGCACCCTTCAACGGATGTCtacagacagacacacaaaaacacacacacacaaaaagggcCCCTTTGGATTTCACAAAGTCCATGGGTTGTCCAAAGCCTGCCCCTCGATTCCAATTAAGAAGTTCTCGTCTACTTATCAAAATTTTGAGAATGTAGTATCACTGTTGTCCCAGAGATTTCACTACCTGAATAAAAATGTCACATGTACAAAAGCCTAAATGGGAAAATCTCCAGTTCAAGACAGGTTATTTTGCTATGAGGGGAGGAAGTACACGGTAGCCGAGATGCAGAGAAGAAAATAGCCAACTCGGGATCGTGCAGTGTCACTGGAAGCTTCTTCCGAACTTCCCAACTCATGCTTCCACTCCTCGCCTGGGGGTCTGCGTCTTGCtctaccttcctccctccctgcctccctccctccctccctccctcctccctttgctCTCTTTTTATTGTGAGAAAATTTGCATCACATGAAATTTGCCCATTTTAAGGGTACAGTTGAGTGACATGAAGAATTCACAttgttgggtttccctggtggcacagtggtcaagaatccgcctgccgatgcagaggacacgggttcgagccctggtcccggaagatcccacatgccgcggagca
This portion of the Pseudorca crassidens isolate mPseCra1 chromosome 15, mPseCra1.hap1, whole genome shotgun sequence genome encodes:
- the LOC137206523 gene encoding speedy protein E4-like, yielding MDNRPPSSQAEDETCQPSSSGYPLEVTVYEEIPGLSGEGAGTRRNCRGLTGKEEWRPGGKRKRSVAFRAEVEGDPAAEAQDTWVVEWLIGLKMKLKRQRVSSVLPEHHEVFNRMLEDPVVKKFLAWDKRLEVSDKYLLSMVIAYFSRAGLFSWQFQRIHFFIALYVASDMEEDNQAPKQAIFSFLYGKNRSQRPLFHKLRSQFIRSMGWKTRVTREECEQIQAFDPELWVWGRDRALLPQGPQEHAGLKSSACAKITEPRRDEDVQHEGTPDSDDSCEEGKEKASCADNREEPSTF